AATGCAGCTCCAACAGCTACTTGGGGAGAAGCTCTAATGGCCCAATACATATCAAACCAGAATCCATTATCAAATGGTCTAATCACAGATTTTAGTGTTGTTGATGGAGTTGTTAATGGCCCACTTGAGTCTCTGGACTGCTTGTTGTCAACAGCCAACAGCATTAATACTGATACATCagttgaagatgatgaaatgTCCATTATCTTATCTGATTGCAGAACTAGATGGAATTTCGGTTCCAACAGCGCGGTCTCGTCGGGAGAATCAGAAAACATTGGTGGTAACCAAAGAGAGATGGTAATTATTAGAAAAGCACAAGAGCCCATGGGGGAAGTAGTCTCAGTAGTCTCTTCCAAGGCTTTGGATTCTACTACTATTACTACTACTGCAAGGCCTAATTCAACAAATAAGAGAAGCAAGGATGGACAAGTGAATTATCATTATTTTGATCTTCTCCAATCAGATTCATCAACAACTGAGGGTGGATTTCAGCTCATCTCCGAGAACAACCCTCCGAGATTGAAGAAACCCAGATTGgagaatcatcatcatcatcatcatcatcatcatcaaggaTCATCATCAAACATcaacttccaacttccaagcAGCTCTTCTTTATCATCTTCAGTTGATGAGCCAGACACCGAGGCTATTGCACACATGAAGCAAATGATCTATAGAGCTGCAGTATTCAGGCCTGTGAATCTAGGCATGGAGGTAGTGGAGAAGCCTAAGAGGAAGAATGTCAAGATTTCTAGTGATCCACAGACAGTGGCTGCAAGGCATAGGAGGGAGAGAATAAGTGAGAGAATTAGAGTTCTACAAAGGCTAGTCCCTGGTGGAAGCAAGATGGACACTGCTACCATGCTTGATGAGGCTGCAAACTATCTCAAGTTCTTGAGGTCACAAGTCAAAGCCTTAGAGAATCCGGGACACAAGCTTGACACTGTCAATTGCAACTCTACcacccttcccttcccttcaacTTCATTCAATTTCAGACATAATCCTTTTCCCATGCAGACCTTTTTCCcactcccaaaaccctaaatccctggAGAAAggtaaagaatttttttctgcaatctctctctctctctctctctcttcttaatcAACAACAAAAACCAGAACTTTGATCCGAAGACCCAAGAGTTCATGATCCATTATCATACCCTAATCATGATTTGCAGACCCTACTTAAAGAAAACCCAACTTATCATAGTCTTCATCATTACATCTTTTTTGTTGATCTAGGGTGgaaagggaaaatgaaagaaaaaaaaaacaattagggAGCAAAGATAAGATGTCTCAATAGTCAATCTTAACCATCATGACTAGAGAGACACATGACCCACCACCCAAGATGGAAGAGAAAAGCTTTTCTCAATTCTCATACAAAAAGCTTCAGCAATTATAAGAACTATGATTAAGATCAAGGGTTAGGGACATAGTACACTTAGTAGAAAGTGGTCttcactttctcttttctttacaaGGGGATTATTCTATAGTTTCTTAAGCACATTTTCCTTGGAGAGATCTTTATGGTGGctgtatttttttaatgtggGCATGTTAGCTAACCAATGTAAAAGACATTCCCTTTGGGCCTGTGAACCCTAGTCAGTGGGCCTGCCTCCCCTTGTTCCAGCCAAGCGTGCCCTTGAAACTCCCCCCCAAGCCATTGTGCTGAGCACATGTTTCCATTCTTCCTTTTAGGCATTTGGGTTTTTGTTATTTTCCCTCAGTTCATCAACGTTTCAACCTTGTATCCATTACTAACTTCTTATGATTTTGGTGTTTAGTAGTTTGTTGTGGTTATTGTTGTTCTTGTCTttgttgatgaagatgaagatgatgatgatgatgatgatgatggttggGTTGGTCAtgagctttgatttttttgcTACTTTATATGGtttgttttttgtctttattgtTTATGGATGAGAAAGAGAAGTTTGGTTGGATCACAGAGGTTTGTTGTGGCTGTGATTGTTTTGCTAAAATTAGGAAATTCTGTTGAGATGAGACCCAGATCTCTTGCTTGGCTTTACTGCAATATCTTCCACACCAtctcttttgttttccttttcaagtTGACAATATTTTGGGATCTCATATAACAAATATGGTGTGTGGAGTTCCTTAATTTTCACATCAAGGAGggaattttgactttttgaaAGTGGTGGCCCTTTAAGAAGAGGGATGGGTATAGCGTTGACACATCACAGCTATGGCTGTGTTGGGCTGGGCCAGCCAATGGCCTGATCAACCTGGCTCTGAATTAGCCCAAACAGTCCTGCTCAACATGGGCACAAAATTTTGAGGTCTAAGGTTGGCCCTTGCCCGATATGAGCTGGGCAGATATCAAGCTGGATCAATGGCCTGGACAGGCctaagcccaagcccaactATATGTCCTGATAATAATTTGTTACGTAAGCCTTCC
This genomic stretch from Macadamia integrifolia cultivar HAES 741 unplaced genomic scaffold, SCU_Mint_v3 scaffold1150, whole genome shotgun sequence harbors:
- the LOC122062967 gene encoding transcription factor bHLH87-like → MENLGWDSSCLWSNHHRQNEIRVISTMDLPQDVFNSIQELQRTTTCDIGSVINSINAAPTATWGEALMAQYISNQNPLSNGLITDFSVVDGVVNGPLESLDCLLSTANSINTDTSVEDDEMSIILSDCRTRWNFGSNSAVSSGESENIGGNQREMVIIRKAQEPMGEVVSVVSSKALDSTTITTTARPNSTNKRSKDGQVNYHYFDLLQSDSSTTEGGFQLISENNPPRLKKPRLENHHHHHHHHHQGSSSNINFQLPSSSSLSSSVDEPDTEAIAHMKQMIYRAAVFRPVNLGMEVVEKPKRKNVKISSDPQTVAARHRRERISERIRVLQRLVPGGSKMDTATMLDEAANYLKFLRSQVKALENPGHKLDTVNCNSTTLPFPSTSFNFRHNPFPMQTFFPLPKP